The Topomyia yanbarensis strain Yona2022 chromosome 3, ASM3024719v1, whole genome shotgun sequence nucleotide sequence TACCCAACACCGCATTTGCATACTCGGCGCAAGCAGACCACGAATGCCGTAACCGTCTCGTGTTATCTAATCAACCCCGAGACATAAACATTGATTgctttctatctctctctctctctctctctctctctctcttattTTTCAGCTGGTGCCGAATATCGCGTGAAGCGACAGGACGATGATGGCGACCAGGAGGACAACATCGAGGAGCTGTGCAAAGACCGACCGGCGGATGAGTACTTCCGTCTGAGTACCGAGGGTGATTGCCGTGAAGTCGTGAGGTGATAATTACCACCGTCCCGGAAGCACGCTTTCCCCCTTCCACCACGCGCGCGCTTCACACGAAACAAAAAGTGTAGCGTGTAGTGCATGTGTGTGCCATGTGTTTCTTTGTGATGCCTTAGTACCCCTCGGTTGAAGAATTTTAGCACTATAGTTTAGAACAACCGGTTCGCAGTGGATGTCTTTGCTCAGCAGAAGGCAACCCCTGCCGAACCGGATGTTCTCTGTAGGAAGTCCGACTTGTTAGGATATTTTATTGATTGTTTGTTAATGAAGATTTCATAGATTGACATATTTCGATTGCTCGTTGATGCAGGTGCGATAACGCTGGTGAAAATGGCATCACAAGACTGGCACGCGTACGTTGCCCAACCGGGTTGTACTTTGACGTTTACCGTCAGACCTGCGATTGGAAAACGAATGTTAAAAATTGCGATGAGCTAGGAAGTAAGTCCACTACGGTGGGCTGGCCCGTGGATGGAAGGATgattccgagttctggttctcaagcttccatcccgggactGTCCACCGGatacaaactgtcaccactaaaaccattctttcttttttttgtgTACTTCCATCGTCTTGaccaaaaactataaaaaaaactgtaaaaattcCCCAATAAAAAATACACAAATCTTCGGCCCCGTGTTGCAAAATAAATAGGTGTACCCGTGCCGGATTGAAGCAAATCACTTGCCCATCCGGTCTAGCGTTCGACATTGAAAAACAAACTTGCGATTGGAAAGCAAAGGTCAAATCGTGTGACAAGAAGGAAAGTAAGTCCCCAAACCAAGCAACTTTCGGCCAGGGaaaaaacagtgttgccaaaatgAGATCACGCTTTGTACATACGTTTCTTTCTGACAAGAGAGAAACGCTATCTGCACTCGATACATTACCATTAGTTATCTACACGCGAGTTGGTTTGGGATTTTAGCACTTTTTAGAACAAATATAAGAGCTACTCTATCGTCCAAGGCTTAAAATGGTACCGGGAATGCACAACCCAGTAGGCAACGAACGGTTCAGTATACATTTTAGCTTTTCGACAGGAAGACACGTGACACTGACATAACCTAACATCGTCCTGTTAACTGTATCTTCTTCTAAGTGTAGGATTTTTAGGCTAACCTTAACTAACGGGTGAAGGAAAATTAACTCACATCGCTATAAAAGTATCTCCATTGTCTACTAACCCACTTGTAGAATGTGTCTGTAAATTACATATCTGATCACTGAACACTTACGCTTTAAATATAACACAACTTTTCTGAAAAATGAAAAGATTACATGTGCCTCGATTCGGGTTACAGAAGTATGTGAAAAACTCGAATGTTTGCAAAATTAGGTGTTCTAAAACTTACACATCTTTGAGAACTTCAAATCACACATTTTCAGCTCTCTGTTAGCATATTATCTAAACCGAATGGCTTTCTAAATATCATTGCACCTCAAAGTTTGATCAATTATCGCATGATTTTCCTACACAAAGAcaaacaaaaaccaaaataaattaTAGTTACTGTTTATACATTACAAAACAACAAATTCGTGTAACACTCTAAAGTCAAACTAATTCACATAAAGCGACACTAGACACTCAAAAACACCGAAGGCAGTGCTAGGTTCAGCAAATTCTGATGATGAAAACACCCAGGTTGTTATATTCCAGTTTCAAACAAGCGCGTTTCGTCCAGTCGAATGTTCCAATCGTTCACACCCCGTCACACGTACACACCTATTTACAACACGTTCTACAACTTTCTCCCAATCTAGTGCGAGCAACGCTCACACGTTTCCAACCGCCCACACCCCCCTTATTGCGACGACAAAACCAGATTTTTACCACGTATCTAATGCTTTTCTAATTTCAACCTGACGTCGACTTACAAAGAACCAAGAAAGGTTCTGCCGATCCTGAAAACCGATGAACCCATCTGCCCGGATGGCAAGTTATCCTGCGGCAACGGAGAGTGCGTCGATAAGGAGCTGTTCTGTAACGGCAAACCCGACTGCAAGGATGAATCCGACGAAAATGCGTGTAGTAAGTTCGACTTGACATCTTTGTTTTAAGCAGCCAATTTGCTCACTACAGTTTAACAATCATTCATCCACAGCCGTTGAATTGGACCCGAACCGTGCGCCGGACTGCGACACCAACCAGTGCGTACTGCCGGATTGTTTCTGTTCTGCTGACGGTACCCGAATCCCTGGAAACATCGAACCCCAACAGGTTCCCCAGATGATCACCATCACCTTCAACGGTGCCGCCAACGTCGATAACATTGATCTGTACGAGGATATCTTCAACGGACAGCGCCAGAATCCGAACGGTTGTCAGATCCGTGGTACGTTCTTCGTTTCGCACAAGTACACCAACTACTCGGCCGTGCAAGATCTGCACCGCAAAGGACACGAGATCTCCGTCTTCTCGCTAACTCACAAAGATGACCCGAACTACTGGACACAGGGAACCTACGATGACTGGCTAGCGGAAATGGCTGGTGCTCGACTGATTATAGAACGCTTCGCCAACATCACCGACGGTTCAATCATCGGTGTTCGAGCTCCCTATCTACGTGTCGGAGGCAACAAACAGTTCGAAATGATGGCCGACCAGTTCTTCGTCTATGATGCATCGATCACCGCCTCTCTGGGACGTGTTCCCATCTGGCCCTACACGCTATACTTCCGCATGCCACATAAGTGCAATGGTAATGCCCACAACTGTCCATCCCGTAGCCACCCGGTCTGGGAAATGGTCATGAATGAGCTCGATCGTCGTGATGATCCAACCTTCGACGAATCCCTCCCCGGTTGTCATATGGTAGATTCCTGCTCCAACGTACAATCCGGAGAACAATTCGGACGTCTTCTGCGTCACAACTTCAATCGCCACTACAATACCAACCGTGCGCCTCTGGGTCTCCACTTCCACGCTTCCTGGTTGAAATCTAAGAAAGAATACCGTGAAGAGCTGATCAAGTTTATTGAAGAAATGCTTCTCCGCAACGACGTCTTCTTCGTTACCATGCTGCAGGTCATCCAGTGGATGCAGAATCCAACTGAGCTGAACGCTCTGCGTGACTTCCAGGAATGGAAGGAAAAGTGCGATGTCAAGGGACAACCCTACTGCTCCCTGCCGAATGCCTGCCCGCTGACGACCCGCGAACTGCCTGGTGAAACACTGCGTCTCTTCACCTGCATGGAGTGCCCGAACAACTACCCATGGATCCTGGATCCAACTGGAGATGGTTTTACTACCAAGTAAACCAACCCAAGGGGGAGCCACTCCAATCCACCGAAAGTCTGATTTAGTTCTGTGAAGAGAACAGTTAAACAAAAGAAACACTCGACGAAGACAGAATATGGAGACGCTCGAAGGGTATCTCCACCGTCTCCTTTCTTATTCCCAACAGGGCAGAGACATctgttgtaaatatttttacatCCCTTCCTAACCTACCCTATTCCCAATCCCTATCCCGACCCCTTCCGAAAAGTTCCTGGACGCTCACAAGTCGCCATTTTTGTTTAGTGAAAAATTGGCGGGAACaactaaataaaataaagaaaatgctAGACcgtgataattgtattgtctaCCTAAACACTATCTTTGCAAACTATCAACGCATGCACTCGGAAGATAAATATAGAGAGAGAGCGAGAAACGGCCATTCAAAGCCCCTTATTTAACTAGGGAATAAAGGTCCGAATAATTTtgctaattattttattttattcataaatttgttAACTTAAATTGCTGAAGGCAGAACATCGCAGAGCCGCAAGTTTCAGGCATTTTCTTTTCTGTTCATAGTGTGCGCTGCGATTTTCGCAGGTAGAATGATCGAACCTATAGTGGTAAAGTGCTTGTGGCTGATGACGTCAAACAGAGAATGATGATAGATTTTGAATACAAAACTACAAAACATACATTTATACGTACTTTTATTTGAACATGATGACATTTTCGGCAGAGTTTTGCGCAGAGGCAGTTTAGTACACGTCTATAGGTTCCGGAATCATTACGAACAAACGAAAGTTCGTATAAGaaccagggccgccgagaggggggggggggaccggggtgtttccccccgggcccggagttttgaagggggcccggatttttaacagaaactaaaattttgacaaatacttttccgacaaaaatttatttgagaatacaattaaaaatatcttgtgtatgagatAACTAGAATAgagaaaattctaaactactgcatatttgatatcaactatgtttataccaacctaattctcgcatcgaaacaagatcaggcTCGAGCGGGTATAGCGGAAtatgtacattgaatgtcatgtaagcagctcacctgggttcgaatcgcaaccccgcacacaggaatagagatttgttataggaaaatttCTAATCTTAATCAAGAAGCGAATGAACTTAagattaaaatgtctataatcgaaacaaaaatatgatcagacttgtcagggttaaacaattaaatggtttgattagaagtcatgaagttgtcttcaaatttcgccaatttgaaatctatttttttggatttattgaattgaattgaattgaatccaatcttcgaaagcgctggattagtatcgaaagtaattattgaaagaaaaaaaaccctgcttagggttgccacaccagacgaattccgtgtcttcgttcatTTACATCCaaattcgcccggaagaatccattggattattttgcaattttgcgttgacCTTTTCTTTACAAGGAATCGcccagcacccagtcctcataaacgtcatcctcgggttgcaggccctaattgCTAAGGAGGGCTcctcttggcgttgacaaatattattttaaaggagccatttgggtttactttaccccattgaaccttCGCGTCAATGGATTagtgttcctcacaaagattctcgaaagaaactgaagtgtgatttcacaccccatgtttgtttactgaggagcagagctaagctcgctcgggttatccttcacagcgagagtggttgatgcttttggattctttgtgaatatccgagaaagcgaattactacatccaactaaatcaacaaaactgtttacaaatgcaaaaacatacaactaaatgtgaacggcacagaaaggtgaagtgctttaccaaaacattacactctacggtgaatgtgaaaaaaataatatatttttcctcctagtgctacgagctacataagaaataaaacagtgcatatttatttgtttttaagcgttttataaaataaaaagcaatggaagcgctccaaaatttTGTCGAGTGATCAATTTAtttcgaaattctaattgatttcaacgtaTACGCATGTGTCTCTTCAAGTCTATCCCTTGCTCAGCAAAATTCcgctggtcaaagtaccactagaggcggcAACCCCACCTCTATTTGAGAGATCAatgtcaaatgagtcatcaaaaactcttgatataccaaaagaattcgaaattaatccaaaaatttaaattcaaaatttaatatgtttggtttgccgttcattgatacaaaatctataaaaaatcattttcagatacgagatgataccgaaacatttttgtaaaggggtcatactcaaatgacgtagcttttttcggcgattttcgactaccaattcccCCTAGCAGGCCAGGGCCAgagatggaaaaaaaataaatacgttttacattttttttcaaatacgaccttttatcaacattttcattatagcagcgaattgcgtacacaacaagcccctttcgtgacgagtatagtgttaatagttttgttttgaattttatatttcatgGAGCATGAcgagaagatctctcagttcacaatcctgcagctgaccaatgattctaagaagcatacgttcaactaaattgctaaaatgtgtttgattgatttcgaagagaaaatttaactctgctaccAAATTAAATCAGCTAGTTAGCAATGTTTTCCAAACCAGCGTAGCGTAGaatccaaccaaaacccttattcgaaatttgatccatgtttctcattttttccatttttttattccttcttagtttttttattttgttaaaatttcattgatctattttttcatgttgtgcattgtatttgtatttctacaattgtaagattctgccttttttatctatttgcatacttttattttgtccatctttttacgttccttacttttgctttttttctattgctatcactatcacttacgtaaatttatagttttttctctgttatttattttttttcgctatttttcgagaaaattctgctttctttattttgttcttattgttttatattttaataccctgctttttatttgtttcttttgcaattccatctaatttttagaatttgtctctttactacatttattcttgtcatagtctttttctatttcctattttttaatatttttttgcatttccaaaagcaattttacttattcaaattcattccaatttgtcttattgtttaattttttacctttgtccgattttcttcctcattttctagtttttagctttccgtttatcgtagtgttattttttctcattgttcatttaatataattttatttattttgtatacctttttcttaagatttaattcgttattgttatttcttcatgtttttcatttaacctattttgaaagtactgtTTCTGTTGACCTTTTTCCTATACgttaacattgattttttttaattttcctaataaaacatttgatttattttttcttgactctatgcgcactttttcttaattttacatttagttcgttgtttgaatttgtttcaatttcgtttctagtgctttttctattcttaatatccattttattcattttttttcgtgttaatcctctagtgcccaaatttttatttgacttgaaaaaacttttgtaggtgggtttcgtgatgagaaaaacgaaaataatgttgataattcaTGTGAGCTATGGACttttcattaaagccttaaaataagtagactgcctagaggcggtgttgagcacctgggcgaataaaaaacaaaaacttttttacttctagttacttcaacataatcGAATTCTTATGGTTTATATTTTAGACTCCATCAGAGCACAAATTACCCAAGCTAAGAAGaatttctctagtgctttggttgtttaattattgacttctaatttatagtagaAGAAACCAGTGTCTGCTGGCGgtggtttcacttatcatgttttattttttaatttaagaagatcgtgtaaaagagaATTTTCAAgattcttcaggtgaaattccgaagtaaacaaacaaaaaagaaccaattttgtttgtggttacTTATATTGTATATACGGCCACGGAAAGttcttttcgcgcgctatcgaaaaatctagtcattcgtggaatagctttgaactagctttaaataacaaaaatgctgaaatttaaaaacttcaccTAGGGTAATAGgcctattttcgccctaaccatttgaagccggtggttagagcagcgttagccatctttgttcaacgcattggaaaGCAAAGATACtagtgccaattcatacgcattgcatcaattgtattccgagtaattaatgaggGCTCTCCACTCTGATATGCTCGAAAACTTAACGCTTAACGTGAACGAAAcataatgtaatgcaacataagtACATGGGAGTATGGATtacacagtacttgaagtgcaggactataaacagcgccatatgtctaacacaaaaggagaaaaaaagattccgccaacttactccaGACACccctaaatataattaaatgataaggacatccatattctaacagcagcattcacccaaagactttaaaacatgcttcttttcagctaaaattgcacataaatctagtttcggtacgataagtaactactgactgaatttttttttcgcccagatgcccaacaccgccttcaGGCGGGCAAAGTGTTTTGCCAAAAAAGCcaaacttccgaattattccactaaaccaatttacATCTACAGTAAAACGCTACTAACAGGctactaaaaaatatttttttagtttttaaaatttccaaaaagagttaaaatttgtttattaaagattaccactaaacacaaaatagttttttttccaagTTTTCATCGGATTTTTAACTTTGTGCTTCAATTgcctttaacagaaagctacgattattcaaacaatgtgtgtgtatgaaaggtgtgagcattgggaagaaatactagtgcggatgacaacatacaatcatgttttagtagttttatttagatatttaaggagaccgcctagaggcggtgttgggaactagagggttaatatcttcatttttgtgtttctttagtataccatgttggcttttttctactattttttgttttccattttgtctgtttgctccgattttgttcaatacatcctatttttttactttttcgtcttttcatcatttcaattttccagtttttcaaaattttctggttcgttaatttttttaatttctctatgattattcttgtcttttatacatactcctctagttttatgcattcttaacgttttatttattttttctattgctttaaatatgtcttggttttaatgttaaataaattttattatttttgatttatcgAGCTTtacagttttatgcattttttacattaatgtttgtattctttttggtagtttttttttcattttcattggttccaaaaaatttcctactttcctatcgatttttcattattttcaccatttgttcaataatgttcaaCTTTTCTAATCTTTGCAATATGTTTTTtcagtttcctgttttcctttatcaattttttataggttatgttttggtttttctcgatcaaacattttttgacaattgacattttttggtttatttggttgtttttagctcttttgtacattcttttaatatttagttttcctattttttatcttttgccgttgatcgccgtttagatatttttaatttttgtaattactacatttttaatcttgccatttccttactattaaaaatactattaacaaaaatggcgcttttcaaagccaccaaaactgtcgaagaggtaggaaaaactcccaaagtataaaaaactctacgttttttttccttcattggcactacaaacaactagagcacaaaaaatggtacataaatataaaatttc carries:
- the LOC131688432 gene encoding chitin deacetylase 1 isoform X1; this encodes MANVIKLIGFLCLVVTVAGAEYRVKRQDDDGDQEDNIEELCKDRPADEYFRLSTEGDCREVVRCDNAGENGITRLARVRCPTGLYFDVYRQTCDWKTNVKNCDELGKPRKVLPILKTDEPICPDGKLSCGNGECVDKELFCNGKPDCKDESDENACTVELDPNRAPDCDTNQCVLPDCFCSADGTRIPGNIEPQQVPQMITITFNGAANVDNIDLYEDIFNGQRQNPNGCQIRGTFFVSHKYTNYSAVQDLHRKGHEISVFSLTHKDDPNYWTQGTYDDWLAEMAGARLIIERFANITDGSIIGVRAPYLRVGGNKQFEMMADQFFVYDASITASLGRVPIWPYTLYFRMPHKCNGNAHNCPSRSHPVWEMVMNELDRRDDPTFDESLPGCHMVDSCSNVQSGEQFGRLLRHNFNRHYNTNRAPLGLHFHASWLKSKKEYREELIKFIEEMLLRNDVFFVTMLQVIQWMQNPTELNALRDFQEWKEKCDVKGQPYCSLPNACPLTTRELPGETLRLFTCMECPNNYPWILDPTGDGFTTK
- the LOC131688432 gene encoding chitin deacetylase 1 isoform X2, which codes for MANVIKLIGFLCLVVTVAGAEYRVKRQDDDGDQEDNIEELCKDRPADEYFRLSTEGDCREVVRCTRAGLKQITCPSGLAFDIEKQTCDWKAKVKSCDKKEKPRKVLPILKTDEPICPDGKLSCGNGECVDKELFCNGKPDCKDESDENACTVELDPNRAPDCDTNQCVLPDCFCSADGTRIPGNIEPQQVPQMITITFNGAANVDNIDLYEDIFNGQRQNPNGCQIRGTFFVSHKYTNYSAVQDLHRKGHEISVFSLTHKDDPNYWTQGTYDDWLAEMAGARLIIERFANITDGSIIGVRAPYLRVGGNKQFEMMADQFFVYDASITASLGRVPIWPYTLYFRMPHKCNGNAHNCPSRSHPVWEMVMNELDRRDDPTFDESLPGCHMVDSCSNVQSGEQFGRLLRHNFNRHYNTNRAPLGLHFHASWLKSKKEYREELIKFIEEMLLRNDVFFVTMLQVIQWMQNPTELNALRDFQEWKEKCDVKGQPYCSLPNACPLTTRELPGETLRLFTCMECPNNYPWILDPTGDGFTTK